The DNA sequence TGCTTTCTGGATTGTCTATGCTTACAATTAGGAAAAGTAACTTCAAGTTGATGCATAGCCTGCATTTATGTTTTGTTCAGCCTGAGGTATCTTGATTACTCTCAggctctcctttttttttgtgcttATATGGGATTCTTTTGCTTGTACCGAAGATGCAAACTTACTATGAAGTTTTGCTGCGGGACTTGTTCGTCAAGTTAACTGTTGCTATAAATTTCAATCCGTAGATTGTATAATGAGATAAAAAGGTTTGACCTCTTGTAGCATAGGTTGTTCCTATAATACAACTAAAATTGAATGTCTATTcatgtgattaattatttacCCGTGGTCAGTTGGAAGTGTTTGCTAAATTTTGCACTtccaaaaatgtatatttttcattccttgattCAATTCTGCAACTTAAGTTTTTATCTGCTGTTTCAGGAAGAAAATATACAGAGATGTTCCATGTCAGCAGATTCTCGGGTTGAAAACAGTGGGAGTGAAGATTCAACTGATGATGATAATATAGATGTGAAAGAAAATGGTTACCATGATGCAGAGAATGAAGTTGATCAGGAGACAGATGATGATGCTGATCGTGTTCAGAGTGGAAAATTGAGTGAGAGTAGTGGTTATGCTGGCAGTGATCTTTATGATTACAAGGTTATCTTCTGCAGTCTTATTTCCTCTGTTAGAGATTTATATTAAGCTCTTGCTGTGAGTAGcaatgttattttcttttccctctGTCCTCCTAAACTCTTCTTTGTGATCCTGCAGGCATTTGGAGGTGATGATTCTGATGTTGGATCCTCCAGTAGTAACCATGCTAAGACTGAAAATGCTAATCTGAATGCTGTTCCAGATACCCCAGGGTCTGAGGATCAAAACAAGCAAAGAAAGGCCAGTGAAAACCCAGTTGATGAAAATGATGCTTCGAATTTGTTGCCTTCATCTGAATCTTATCGATCCATGGGTGAGATTTTATCTTCTATGGACCCCAGCAACCATTTACCCATGCCAGTGATTGAATCGGGTTCTGGAAAGCAAACAAGTAAAGCTAGTAGCACTAGTTTCAGTTCTAAGCGGTCGACATTCTGGGGAAGGAGCAATGtgagttgttattttttgacCCTTTACTGCCTAACAACTTTGTAGGATATCTAAACTCACATTGTGAATACAGGAATCACAATTACACTAATAACCATTTATAGGGCAATGATACATTTATGTGACACCTACAATATACATGCAATAAGCTAGCCATTAAAATATGCAGACTTAATATGCTAGCAGTGGATAATAtacttaaattttgttatgtgaGGCAAAACAGATATTTTCTTCCCAgtttttgtagttttttattttcaaggtaAATACATGGCATCTGATAATTTGTTCTGATTTAAGCAGCCAAGGAAGACACCGTCAGTGGAATCAGTTGATTCTTCCGGAGAAGAGGAGTAAGATACTTAGCGTtgtactttttttctttgtattatGTGCTCTTGGATTGTGATTCTTGATAGAATTCTGAGTTATTCTTCAATGCCTTTTTATAGACTTTTTGGATAGGTCGTGTTAGGTTCTCTAGCTTGGCTTTTTTCATTAGCTGTAACAGCTATGTATTGTTATCTCCTTGCATTATGTGATTTGCTTTATACCTGTCTccttttttcacctttttttttctttcaattttataCCTTGAAAACAGATAACTAATACTTTTGATGTCTGTAGGCTTGCTATTCAGAGACTAGAGATTGCAAAAAATGATTTGCAACACAGAATTGCAAAGGAGGTAGATTTCTTCTGCCTACTTATTTTATGCTGAAtcataaaacaatatattttctttaatggaATTGgtcctgttttcattttaggCTAGAGGCAATGCAATTTTACAAGCAAGCTTAGAGAGAAGGAAGCAAGCTTTGCATGAGCGGCGCTTGGCACTTGAACAagatgtatatatttatatatctccCTCCAATATGAATTGTGActgtttaaatttcatttgcTGGTTTGCCCTGTGCTTTGTTGCTTGTTTTCAATGTGGCATGTGATTTAATTTTCTGGGCATTCTTGGGTTTGAAATTCCTGACATCATTATTGCTGTTTTTTTgcattaaattgattgaacccttgaatttaaattgtgtaAAATATTCTTGCAAAAACCAAAAGTTGTTTCTAATGAATTTTCCTTGTGTATTACTACCATTTATGAGAGATGCTGGTTGTTAATAATGTAACATCTTTACATTGATttatgatatggataaaatgcaTTCTACACTACTGATGGAGGTTTATAAAGAATTATAATTTGAAGTGTTACTTGCTGGAAGGGTTTTCCATATTGGAAAAACGTTTGTACTTTTGTACTCTAGATGGCATTTTAAAGCTCCTTTGAAGGTATATTTGTGCTGGCTGAAGCTTAGGATTTTATAATCACTAGGGCAAAAAATTATGCCATATCTTTCTTTTAGTTCAATAGTATGTGTCCTGTTCGAAGGTTATTGTTTCTTTTGGGAGTAATATGTGAAAGTCTTTtattcctcattttttttttaagattcaaATGGATATACATCCCCTCATCATAATTTTGATCCCTTAATAAGATGCAACTGATTTTTTAATCTACAGGTTTCAAGATTGCAAGAACAGTTGCAAGCTGAGAGGGATCTTAGAGCTGCATTGGAAGTAGGCTTGAGCATGTCTTCAGGACAGCTTTCCAGTTCACGTGGCATGGATTCCAAGGTGGTTTGATattcttgtaaattttaatatatctatttttcattttgattgcTTTCTCAGTACACATTCTGTAAAAAATCTGCAATTGTACAGACAAAGGCTGAGCTGGAGGAGATTGCACTTGCTGAAGCTGATGTGGCCAGGTTGAAGCAGAAGGTTGCGGAACTCCATCATCAACTTAATCAGCAACGACAGCATCACTATGGCTCACTTACTGATGTGGGTGATCGATACCAACATGCCCAAAATCATCCTCAACAGTGAGTATGCAGACCTATGAGGTTTTAATAATAAGAAAGAGAAGGAATCTACATATGAAATTTAAGTATTAACTGTTAAAGCTTTTGATgtacttcaaaattcaaattggtGCGAGTTCCACATGAATTTGACGCCAAATCCAATTTAAATATAAGGGTCTACTGGCATATTCCAACTTAAAATGGCTAAGTACCCACTAAAGTTGATACACAAAATACTGTAGTTGGAgaaattttcctaaaaaaagGAGATGAAATGTTGTAATAATtccaattttctttttccttggtTCCATTATAAAGGATGCTTTGTATAATTGTATCTCTTGCATGTGTGCTTCTACTTATTCGATGATAGTCAATTTAATGTTTTAACCGTAGTTTGCCTTTTCTGGACCCGAACAGTAGTTTGTTGctgcttttctttgaaatttatgGTACCTGTTTTTAATTGAAAACCATGTGAACTTGTTAATTCCTTTAGTAGTAATTTAAGTTCTCTTTTTTACTTATGCAGGAGATTTCTTCAGCAAGATTTTGATTCAACCCTGGCCTTTGTTAATCACGAGAGGAAACAAAGGACTGAGGTATGTCTTATAGTCTATTTctcaaaatcaaaaggaagaggGTTTAATCTTCCTATGTTAGTCTAATCCTTTCAACTCCTTAGTCCTTACAGAAGTTAGTTCCATAATTAACCTCAATAATCGAGAAACATGTCTAGTTCTTTTCTTTGCTTTTGTTGTGAAACTTATTCTCATTATgacaaatgaaaaatgatattgAATGGCTGCATAAATCAGGAATTTATATTACTGGATTCATTTCTTTAGGGTATTAGAATCCAAAATGCTTCTGTCTTTTttattagttcttttttatgataaaattagtCCATTACTTATGAATGATATCTTCTTTTATGGTTTGGGGAACTCTTCAACTAGACCGGTAAAATTTGCCTTTTCATTTATGCAGGAGAGTTTGTTGGGCACTGATTGGAGAAATATCAAAGGACAAGTATTGGCATCTGGTAATGGTACTAGACAGCCTTCTCGAAAGCAATTTTTAGAGTCAAGTCCTAGTGACTCCAAAAGTACTGAGGCATCAACAAGCATGTCTGTCGATGATCTCGGTGCCATTGATTCGGCCTCTGTACCGTCCACCTCAAGAGTAGCAGATGTAAGAATTAAGTTTAACAAATGTGTCTTGGAAAGTGGTTCTCATGCAAAGTTCCAGTAAcatcattttattcattttgtcaGATATGAGTATCATTAGTACTTTGCTAATACATTTTTGCAGAATCTTTATCTGCTTCCAAATAATTTGGAACTAACCTAGTTGCAATTGTTTCAGGTGGGGGAATATGCAAGACATCCACCTGTAGCATCTTCAACATTAGTAGAGTTAACTACTCGTCTCGATTTTTTCAAGGAACGGCGGTCACAGTTGATGGAACAGCTCCATAACCTTGATTTGAATTATGGTTCTACAACTTCCCAAGACTTTGTCTATAAACCGTCATCGCCGTCATGGAGTTGACTGGCCAAATAGGTGCTTCATAAAATCCGCACAGAAGAATTTTGGCTGACATGTTGTATATCCTTTGAGTCTTTGACTTATTGCATATATTTTTATCCGTTATGGTCTGTGTACTGCTTCATTCTCTTGGttcctatttaatttttttcttcttttggtagTGAAGTTCATTGGAGTTGAAATGAAAGGCTTTCCTTTTGGTCTTCaggttttctctcttttttttttaataacatttgagttcttttgtttctttaggggAGGGGGTGGAATTTGGTGTAATTATATGGCATGTCAATAGATGGGGAATTTTGTTGAACAAACAACTAAAGTGAAGAAATTTTAATTACCGTTTTGGCAAATTCTTTGTACATAGGGACATGCAAATTGCCAGTTTATATGTCACCTATGTGGAATGATTGGTATGTATCTAGCAGCAGGTTGTTTGTGATGctattaaattatttctttagtATAACGCTCAGCTTTTTACTCCTGCGTATTGTGACTATCCTAAAATCAtctcaaaaacatgaaaaactcAGCATATATTAGGTGGAAACGAGATTGAATCCATTTTTAAGATGGACATGGCTAACAATTAGTATTTACCCATAACTATTTGTAAAAAGTTGCTCTCTTGTCTGTGAAATCGATGCAGCAATTAATATTGAAATAGAGCAGTTCAATTTGGTCCAGTTCGGTTATTTATTTTACACATGTATAGttctctttaaataaaaaatgaagtgaaGCACTTTATGAAAATGGTCTGCTTCGAATAATCATGATGTATTTCTAGTTTTAACAATGTATAGTTATAGTATTCAACCATTAAGGGAATTCTTTTAATGTTGAAGAAACATTTAACAAGAGTAAAGATACATGTACACTCTTATTACAAATATCCGTTTAACAtccaatatctctctcttatcACATTATATCTCTTATTAcatttatcacattttttttttctatgataACTACTTAATGAACACATCGGTGTTCACATAACCTTGCTCTTTCTTCAATGATAACTAATATCTCTCtcttatcacatttttttttgtctatgatAACTAGTTAATGAACACATCGATGTTCACATAACCTTGCTCTTTCTTCAATGACAACTAGTTTGTTTAGAGGCAATATGAAGGATTATTTATATTACCAAAAGACTTTTCTGAAACACTCAAGATCACACCATTTGTATCTTGAAGaatgtataattatatttttaagatttattatCGTTactgttataaaaataattttcatgcaatcctaatttcttatttttaggattatttatattactaaaaattttcataaattgaattgaatcaTTTTAGACCTTTAActcaactaaaataaaaatatcatattttaccTAAAATAAAAGCACTCCTATTTTTCCCCTTCAAAGCCTAATCTCATATTTTACTAAATCCttcatattttatcaatttttttacttttaaaccTTTAACATTATTACATATCTCAAATCCATCATAAATCCATaaatatttaagtaaataatagAATTTTGAGGATTTTAAATAGAAGAGAActgaatttgtttatttttctcaaagaaaTTGAAATACCAAAGtcacttcaaatttcaattgaaactaAGACAATAAATGCAACTAAACCTAAAAGAGAAATATTATTTGTACAATAAGgagaaaagaaatataagagagagagaaagagagagagaaaatgatgTATAAATGTATGAGTTGTTATATGAATAACACAACTCAGCCTAAAAAGAAAACAGACGCAATTCCAAAGAAACAAATAGAAGACATGGGAGTAAATGGTAAAATATTTAGAGCAAGTTACATTGCAGAGTTCCACCGATTCCATCTCACATTAGCAGCATAAAGATacggagaaaaaaaatatggaagaaAGAAAGTAGTTCTCTAACTATATTGCTGCAATGACATCATGTAATGTAAAACCATTATACTCCTTTTACGAGTTTGAACAAAAGCCACCATTATACTTGGCGGGGACAACTCCCAAAGGTCTCTGATTGGAATAGTCACGAAGATGGAACTAACCACTCCCCATATCTATTGATTTTCCACCAAGCAAAGTAAAGTGAAAActgaaacattttttcttttgcaaattTCCTTTCCACTAAATGACTACCATGATAAAATGATAATCATTTTCTACCATCAAAAAGTGAACTCAAATCAGTTAGATATCCATACGagtattttctttacattgaCTTACAAATGCAGTTGCTACCAGTTACATTATGTTTTCATAGATTCTTGTGTTACACGGGCATTCGCTTGCCTCTATAGCGGTCAAACAACTGCAAGAACACAAAAAATTAGCAACTCAGTTGGAAAATTTCAACATATTACACAGAAGTATCACTCAACAATCTCTAGACAGATATATACAACCAACCATTAGTGTCAGATTCCTCATCCAGACCCACCAggataatgttaaaaataatgaaCACGATGGTTAAAGTTTTATGAAAATACATGCAAAAATGGATCAGTCACCCCCACCCGCCAAAAATATTCAGAGGACTGTATGGCCTCATTTGTAGTTCACCGTAGCCTCATTGAAAAAGTGAAAATGTTTTTAAGCTTAAAAGCTCTTTTTTCTAACTTCAGCATCAGAAGACGAAGTTTGACATTCACTAAATATAGTCACTTTTCCTCTTTACCCAATATGTCACTACCATTCACATCTATTAATGAAAATCAATATTCTCCAATTAATCCAAGTGAGTAAAGATTTCTTGATAACTTCATGAACACCAATTATTGATATGGTAGCACCCATACTGGTGAATGTGTAAGATACTTTTGTGAAGACTTAGATGACAGGTTAACACATTCCCATTCATCACAAATACATACCGATCGAACAAATGGTTGTTGAAACAACCAACCAAGAACAGGAATCTTCTGTAAGAAAACAGCCAGCGTAGGCCAGAAACCACTGCACAGTATAATCCATAATTAGCTTTAAGCATAGAGACATACTCAAACACAAcagatttctttcaaattgcaCCAAACCTGAATAGAACGACGAATCCGTAAGCCTCAACAATCATGCCCACAATAGGCCATCCCATGATGAGAATAAAGAACCCAACACCAAATGAGATTGTTCCCTTTAAGAAGAGTAAAAGGTGAGCAGGGAAAATTAACCATGAAAATAAAGCATGATGCACCAAGTGAAAAGACATGTAACAAGTTTACCTTGAAATTACTTCGTTTCATGAAGAATTGCATAGTGGATTTTAGCCCAATGGTTATGGACACTCCAGAAACAAACAGGACCTAATCACGTAGATAACAAGGTATAAAAAAAGATGTATTAAGCAAAATCAAATGAGAAGCAACTTCTATGACAAGTAACTTGTAGATAAATCTTACATTTCCCATGGCTAGCAATCCCTTGTCGAAGAAGAAGATAATTCCGAGGAATGAGAAAAATATACCAAAGCCAGTTAACCCTAATCCAATCTCTGTATCATGTGCCAatcaaatacattaaatatagCAATAACAAAATCGTAAATAAgttaagaaataggaaaatAGTAGCTATCAAATATGTAACGTAGAAAAATAGTACACAGTTTAGTCAAATCAATGCTTCTGCCAGCAAGTATGATATCACAACATAAAGACACTAATATATTTCTTGAAAACTCTATAATGTTATTACTAGGCAAACAAATAACATACATcttaaagatgtctttccccTAAGAACCTGAAGAAAATCAGCATGATGGATTGGAATACCATTACTTACAATGTGATAAGTAATGCCATTATTGGCAGATTTCAATTAGCTTCATTAGGTGATGTCATTACTTTTAAATAAgcaattttaagaagaaaaattattccTATTAAATTAGAATCACATAACTTTTGACAAGAGAATTGGgtaattaacattaaattataaaaatggcTACCAAGTCTATAAAATGCCATTATATGTTTATGGAACTATAGCTAACACCACAATAATTTATTCTCACACATAAGCATTAAGACAACAGATCActtcatataatatataagaacaAAACTATCACATTGCACTTACTCTTTCGATCATTCATCTCAAAGGAAACCATTTTGCAAACAAATCAGATGTTCAAGCACCTTGCCCTCGCTGAAACACAACTAAATAACCAAACCCGGTTAATAAATGAGTGTGAATCGTATTCTTTATGGACAGTTTAATTTAAAGATCATACTGCAACACTACCACCATGGGAAATCTTAATCAAAGAAAAGATCCTGGGACAACCAACTGCAATGTTCAGCTTCCACTGAACAACGCAAGTGAATTCTAAACTTTAATTTACCCGCCCACAAAATATCAGTTTTTCAATCAAAAATAATTCTCAGATATAAAGCTACCTGTGTTCAGAGAAAAGCACAGGCAACAATATAAGtaacaaaagtttaaaaatgTAGCAAAGAAACTTGATGTTTTACCGTTATAGCAATTCAAGTATAACTGTATAAGAGAAGGGCAACTACAATGATCCATGAAATAGAAGATGTGCATATAATGTACAACTGTCAAACCAAAAATTCCAGTCATTCTGAAAGCCCACATCAGTTAGTCAAGTTGAACAATCATACCAACAGCATTCTTCTCTAGCCAATAAATTATGCAAGATATCAAGAATAATTTTGAGTTTTTCCAAACTTTGGAACCCCACTATGTAT is a window from the Glycine max cultivar Williams 82 chromosome 2, Glycine_max_v4.0, whole genome shotgun sequence genome containing:
- the LOC100820132 gene encoding rho GTPase-activating protein 7 isoform X2; this encodes MSAPLAAFERPRPGASNTVFKSGPLFISSKGIGWKSWKKRWFILTRTSLVFFKNDPSALPQRGGEVNLTLGGIDLNNSGSVVVREDKKLLTVLFPDGRDGRAFTLKAETSEDLLEWKTALEQALTQAPSAALVMGHNGIFRSDASDSIEGSFHQWRDKRPIKSLVVGRPILLALEDIDGGPSFLEKALRFLEKYGTKVEGILRQSADVEEVDRRVQEYEQGKTEFGPEEDAHVVGDCVKHVLRELPSSPVPASCCTALLEAYKIDRKEARINAMRCAILETFPEPNRRLLQRILKMMHTIGSHSQENRMTPSAVAACMAPLLLRPLLAGECELEDEFDASGDSSAQLLAAANAANNAQAIITTLLEEYESIFDEENIQRCSMSADSRVENSGSEDSTDDDNIDVKENGYHDAENEVDQETDDDADRVQSGKLSESSGYAGSDLYDYKAFGGDDSDVGSSSSNHAKTENANLNAVPDTPGSEDQNKQRKASENPVDENDASNLLPSSESYRSMGEILSSMDPSNHLPMPVIESGSGKQTSKASSTSFSSKRSTFWGRSNPRKTPSVESVDSSGEEELAIQRLEIAKNDLQHRIAKEARGNAILQASLERRKQALHERRLALEQDVSRLQEQLQAERDLRAALEVGLSMSSGQLSSSRGMDSKTKAELEEIALAEADVARLKQKVAELHHQLNQQRQHHYGSLTDVGDRYQHAQNHPQQRFLQQDFDSTLAFVNHERKQRTEESLLGTDWRNIKGQVLASGNGTRQPSRKQFLESSPSDSKSTEASTSMSVDDLGAIDSASVPSTSRVADVGEYARHPPVASSTLVELTTRLDFFKERRSQLMEQLHNLDLNYGSTTSQDFVYKPSSPSWS
- the LOC100820132 gene encoding rho GTPase-activating protein 7 isoform X1, giving the protein MSAPLAAFERPRPGASNTVFKSGPLFISSKGIGWKSWKKRWFILTRTSLVFFKNDPSALPQRGGEVNLTLGGIDLNNSGSVVVREDKKLLTVLFPDGRDGRAFTLKAETSEDLLEWKTALEQALTQAPSAALVMGHNGIFRSDASDSIEGSFHQWRDKRPIKSLVVGRPILLALEDIDGGPSFLEKALRFLEKYGTKVEGILRQSADVEEVDRRVQEYEQGKTEFGPEEDAHVVGDCVKHVLRELPSSPVPASCCTALLEAYKIDRKEARINAMRCAILETFPEPNRRLLQRILKMMHTIGSHSQENRMTPSAVAACMAPLLLRPLLAGECELEDEFDASGDSSAQLLAAANAANNAQAIITTLLEEYESIFDEENIQRCSMSADSRVENSGSEDSTDDDNIDVKENGYHDAENEVDQETDDDADRVQSGKLSESSGYAGSDLYDYKAFGGDDSDVGSSSSNHAKTENANLNAVPDTPGSEDQNKQRKASENPVDENDASNLLPSSESYRSMGEILSSMDPSNHLPMPVIESGSGKQTSKASSTSFSSKRSTFWGRSNQPRKTPSVESVDSSGEEELAIQRLEIAKNDLQHRIAKEARGNAILQASLERRKQALHERRLALEQDVSRLQEQLQAERDLRAALEVGLSMSSGQLSSSRGMDSKTKAELEEIALAEADVARLKQKVAELHHQLNQQRQHHYGSLTDVGDRYQHAQNHPQQRFLQQDFDSTLAFVNHERKQRTEESLLGTDWRNIKGQVLASGNGTRQPSRKQFLESSPSDSKSTEASTSMSVDDLGAIDSASVPSTSRVADVGEYARHPPVASSTLVELTTRLDFFKERRSQLMEQLHNLDLNYGSTTSQDFVYKPSSPSWS
- the LOC100527869 gene encoding Vesicle transport protein GOT1-like; this translates as MVSFEMNDRKKIGLGLTGFGIFFSFLGIIFFFDKGLLAMGNVLFVSGVSITIGLKSTMQFFMKRSNFKGTISFGVGFFILIMGWPIVGMIVEAYGFVVLFSGFWPTLAVFLQKIPVLGWLFQQPFVRSLFDRYRGKRMPV